In Conger conger chromosome 5, fConCon1.1, whole genome shotgun sequence, the DNA window GCTGCAAGTGGTAGCTGCCTAGCCCTGTCAAAGGCAACAGGCCGACGCAACCGGCGAAAACCCACACAGCCAGCACGGTGGACAGGGCCCTGCTCTTCGACATGTTAGCGGAGAGGGCAAAGGGCCTGTGGATGCCCGCAAAACGCTCCATGGCCATGGCGGCTCCAAGGAGCAGTGGGCACAAGCCGTAGAAGACCATGGACACGCCCATGAAGTTGCAGAAGTGGCATTGGGGATCCAGGTCATGCCAATCGAAGTGCGTGGTGCGAAAAGAGAGAACAATCGATCCTGTCACGAGTAGTCCCATGAAGTCGGTTACCACCAAACTCGACAAGAAGATGAGGAAGGACGTATGTGAGGGACTCTGGGACCTGTGGAAGGCCTTGACCAGAACTACGAAGGCAAACAGGTTGGAGCTGAGGCCCAGTCCAGTAAACACGGCAGAGTAATAGGTGGAGGCAACGGTGTGGTTGTAATTGAAGGGAGGGCTGTTTTTGGAGAAGCATATCGGAGTCTCGTTTTTTGCAGAAGCTGACCAAACCATTATGATAGAAGATGGTTTTTCTGTCATCTGGAGAATTAAGAATCTACTCCGTCCAGTCACCACAATTCTCCATCATTGCCACCCTAGAAAAGATGcatacattacaaagcattaaaaacattttatgcaaATAATTCTGACAGATCTTCATAATTTCTTAAATATTGTTGAAAATATTAACCCCCAGGGATGAAATTATTCATGCAATGTAAACATACTATGCTTCGGCTGACCTTGCAATCATGGAATTTAACACTTTTAAcacctttaaaggtacaataggtaatttcggacttctaacgatcaagagaggaattgcagcaacaaacatgctcaaaccacaacactgtttatcccaccctttctctgtgaacgcactgaagTTGAAACACCATTGCAAACCAGGCAAATAGAACTTGCAAAATCAGGCTACAAAAAAGTAGCCTACCCAGGGAGTGCAGATAGGCCTagcatttgaaataaatgaCGTTCaaacgtgaaataaaaaagtggtTACCTATTTGGCTGGATCATTGCCAATTTTGTTTTTGATCACACATGAAGGTAATCAGGGGAGCTGGCATAATTATCAGTGTAAGTTTGCTGGTACCTGTTTATATTATGGCCAACATGACATGCACAGAAGGGGTTCCCCCTGCAGTACTGTCAGGGCTATGGGCTGTGGGGCGGACCCACTGACAGATCATTTCCAGCATCAAGCGGCATACGCAACAGTACAGATTGCACAAACTATTGTTCTTACTTTGAGTGCATCTTACTTTGAGAAATTCTGGATAATATCTAGCAAAAGTTGAGCGATTGAAAACAAATTTTGTTCATTGAACTGCTGTGCTTCAGAGATAAGAAAGTCAATGAGAGATAAGAATGCAATACTACCAAATAGTGGTGGGGCCGGGCCCCACCGGCCCCTAATGTAGAGACGCCACTGGCTGACATATAATGTGGACTGTGATTATACCTGACTCACAACTGCTCTTTGAAAGTGTCCACAGCACTGATCAGGGATTATCTTGCTGAACAGAATAAAAGAATGGTTAAAAATACAGCTTGTTGACAGAGATCCATGCACAGACACTCTGATCTCTCCCAGCATTTTCtgtttatacaaaaatacaaaaagacaaaataatcaCATCCTGTCACTGCAGAAGCGTACAATCCCTATCCTTATTAAATgggaacatttttaataaattgtgtGTCGTTAATATAGTGCAATCACTTCTGAGACCATACAGTATGCATACTTGAGGTCACAGCAGTAATAGAGATTACAACGTGGCCACTTCCACAGGACCCCTTGAACAAGAAACGGTTCTTGGGGTAAGCTTAGAAATGATATCAAATTCATTCTATAAACAGGAAGCTGAATAAATCGCATGCACAAAATATAGTCTCGTAGTATTCATCTTTTCTAGATATGCTGTGCCATACTTCTGCATTGATAAAGTAGGTACCATACTGTAAATCACACTGGACCTCCAGCAAagtattattttgaaacatttgagTGATACACTTTGAGATCCTTGTTAAGCAATAGAGGAAATTCTGAGGATCTGTCAACATTATCCCTCTAAAATAAATCGTATTTAAGTCTATGTACCTTATATTCAATCAAATGAAAAACCGTTTTAAACTTTCAGAAAAGTTTATACCTACTGCTcctttgcaacaaaaaacattccagctatttctgaataaatatgtaaaaaatgtagTTAAAAAAACGAAGAACTAATTTTATTCTCTGTAACATAAAATTTCAAAATTTCTCATCCAGTATATTTCAGAGCTAGCTGTAAGGTACATGCATACATAGATGAGCACAGAATCAAT includes these proteins:
- the LOC133129596 gene encoding thromboxane A2 receptor-like, with the protein product MTEKPSSIIMVWSASAKNETPICFSKNSPPFNYNHTVASTYYSAVFTGLGLSSNLFAFVVLVKAFHRSQSPSHTSFLIFLSSLVVTDFMGLLVTGSIVLSFRTTHFDWHDLDPQCHFCNFMGVSMVFYGLCPLLLGAAMAMERFAGIHRPFALSANMSKSRALSTVLAVWVFAGCVGLLPLTGLGSYHLQQPGSWCFFNISSQPLDMTFCLVFCLVGLLSLAASFLLNTVSVVTLLRICCGQGDMQRQRNLELEMMGQLVLIMIIASICWCPLLVSIAQTVLSGKHLQIVDLLLWIRFATCNQILDPWVYILFRCSIFKCIFPVGKERPRGSMRSLYPTSMASRRRRAQDSAVEAVRGEGAPCLADQPTPQTC